The following proteins come from a genomic window of Larimichthys crocea isolate SSNF chromosome XV, L_crocea_2.0, whole genome shotgun sequence:
- the wnk3 gene encoding serine/threonine-protein kinase WNK1 isoform X8, whose translation MATDPGEPTGTEDSSEKPDGQREEDTEQEGRADPQRERTHSTPSDFPSSQTQERKATGGEDGGIRGGGGGETSQAGEDNLGRPISFSTPSLPVDTGQKRLRREKRFFRKSVEICEEDDDVAVPPEAPHSAPHLELRSSDSVFTSSTQQQGVASSCAALGHDPSCPSSSQEPGKDAPSSTTTQRGKERDREQEEEAEMKAVATSPGGRFLKFDIELGRGAFKTVYKGLDTETWVEVAWCELQDRKLTKAEQQRFKEEAEMLKGLQHPNIVRFYDSWESVLRGKKCIVLVTELMTSGTLKTYLKRFKVMKPKVLRSWCRQILKGLHFLHTRTPPIVHRDLKCDNIFITGPTGSVKIGDLGLATLMRTSFAKSVIGTPEFMAPEMYEEHYDESVDVYAFGMCMLEMATSEYPYSECQNAAQIYRKVTSGIKPASFDKVNDPEIKEIIEGCIRQNKSQRLSIRDLLNHAFFGEDTGVRVELAEEDSGTQDCLALRIWVEEPKKLKGKHKDNEAIEFSYDLENDSAEEVALEMVKSGFFHESDAKVVGKSIRDRVNLIKKSRERRQQQLLQQQQGFEERKDPTLTSHTFSHPSCPSSLGQGAAGQTGGGGGGGAGQESEELPEVDQHVRQQHIISGTTLSLPEGESIGSASCESYASGQSQAYSQQGESYSHSQTTLLPTAASTGALTHPQMVPIGESGSVPNVPVGQSMSNMSIGQSGGGPVGQTFLQPSTMVPQVSPSVPQQYFQDGPYLSSTERHSSSGSVPANGEEALQLLANGKLEKLKTQRRASSQRPEKVSHQFQLSMLQVSGSGDNMVECQLETHSNKMVTFKFDIEGDAPEDIADYMVEEDFVLDVEKEKFVEELRAIVKKAHEILQTHSLTGSTDQLHVSTPTGSSVDSVPHSSPVGRWRFFINQTIRHRDSLSSQGAVTPPPTSETRIPGSPKTERGELYPAVESERSQSAESLASMASPPCPSLAATSPPVSTVSAPASVALSVTAGPAPNTTASESIFVPTSALEASVPVTASGGLELLTSTSIDQIPSAPSSLAIPAANLPTLSAASAVVSPTPTTIAPDILSSPGTSGCSIVGQSIGDTIITASRSCVPAVDRSSTSFHSLPPPAATISSAVSQLAMEQQQTFTQVAKPAPQPPPQQPQPQPALQQQVPAVQQQLPAVQQQLHAMQLEQQIQPATQQQQLKAQHQAYQEQIQLQQERALQQSLQQLQQQLTEVQVLPRPGHTELLQQSVPLQQFLPPMPLQQTQQPLPQQQTQQYAPQLQQPQLQQLPQQVMTPQAAVVPQQQAHIDHQQQQQLNLQQTIHLQQQQMVQQQLQQQQHQLFMGAVALKPDQSQMLPLPISQQFLPQQPQLNVNSVPQQQIPQKAQIPAELAQQHIQSQIQLQHTEQQQEVTKTMETPQKQQNFPLQKQSSLQMSESEVSTGETSVTEDTCSYSAPFQPTSDSSLTPLHLGTTDAPLPALSLTMTPSPAQPSSVAESDSEGPPKIEFVDNRIKTLDEKLRNLLYQEYSSGAALAGGAASGPTSAASTSAGGDESSEPQSTQHLSFPPPASSSSDTSPHSSSSTTSPTPSRSSSTSPDPERDGVGEDVSSEVPNSAELGPVEKQPGPSLPSTSASSTPPTSLLPPNQDDAAGPQRPPVPGEPTILAVPSHSDTSTTGDASWPPNQHPIPLRHGQQKHNAGGGYFGLNLTCPSIRNPVSKKSWTRKFKNWACKLRHSASLFKKPRVQQDGRSSSQALKEEKEAPPLNPPQSRKGRFQVTPVPQSSPPKEAPSGHSNTHRKVGRFSVSQTETKKKDRQTDSSPVSPDLERERRRSRAKDGEKEESKRTPAMAHLPRGHGHSHSPLGSSDDDNESELEDEDLRKELHKLREKHIKEVVSLQAQQNRELQELYRQLRSLKDQRQSLPTSLSRTPPLPTAPPALSPRRPRPAKIKLRPRPHSHIDNNGVTHSGIQQSSCFSGGEQSRLPLYCNPEHHTSLPAKRDHSPLRKSTFTDELHKLVDNWTKETVGPLPPKPSLNQIKQIQQVQELGGWSQQTEVAPPGWFPVAPLNTQAPPTPASLPVAPPPHYTGGGSLSALHSPGKPPQTHMAQVPQMQQSLHLHQSLPLQQMTYQQSPLRQQIPQPLMQTPIQSQSLPQTQPITQLPHSPPQSQPLLPSQMPTSPVSTATPLLPGSGTAVPTDSTAATGGTFCPCSSSSSTSSSSCSTAALPTSAKIHPTPPTSTLPLGQK comes from the exons ATGGCTACTGATCCAGGTGAGCCAACTGGCACCGAGGACTCCTCGGAAAAACCTgatggacagagggaggaggacacGGAGCAGGAGGGCAGGGCTGACccacagagggagaggacacACAGCACCCCCTCGGACTTCCCCTCCTCCCAGACTCAGGAGAGAAAAGcaacaggaggagaggatggaggaatCCGGGGGGGAGGCGGAGGGGAAACAAGCCAGGCGGGTGAGGACAACCTAGGCAGACCGATTTCATTCTCCACGCCCTCCTTACCAGTCGACACTGGCCAGAAACGACTCAGGAGGGAGAAACGCTTCTTCAGGAAGAGTGTGGAGATTTGTGAGGAGGACGATGACGTGGCTGTGCCGCCAGAGGCGCCCCACAGTGCCCCCCACCTGGAGCTGCGCTCCTCAGACTCAGTCTTCACCAGCAGTACCCAGCAGCAAGGGGTTGCTTCATCTTGTGCTGCCTTGGGCCATGATCCATCCTGCCCCAGCTCCAGCCAGGAGCCTGGCAAGGATGCACCTTCCTCCACAACCACCCagagggggaaggagagggaccgcgagcaggaagaagaggcagagatgAAGGCTGTGGCCACCTCTCCTGGGGGCAGGTTCCTCAAGTTTGACATTGAACTGGGCAGAGGAGCCTTCAAGACTGTCTATAAAGGCCTGGACACAGAGACGTGGGTGGAGGTGGCTTGGTGTGAACTTCAG GACCGCAAGCTGACCAAGGCGGAGCAGCAACGCTTTAAGGAGGAGGCCGAGATGCTGAAGGGGCTTCAGCACCCCAACATCGTCCGCTTTTATGATTCCTGGGAGTCTGTGCTCCGCGGCAAAAAGTGCATCGTACTGGTCACTGAACTCATGACTTCAGGAACACTCAAAAC ttACCTGAAACGCTTCAAGGTGATGAAACCCAAAGTCCTGAGGAGCTGGTGTAGGCAAATCTTGAAAGGTCTTCACTTCCTTCACACCAGGACTCCTCCAATAGTCCACCGGGACCTCAAGTGTGACAACATCTTTATAACAGGCCCCACAGGCTCAGTCAAGATAGGTGACCTGGGACTGGCTACTCTTATGCGGACTTCCTTTGCCAAGAGTGTAATAG GAACCCCGGAGTTCATGGCTCCAGAGATGTACGAGGAGCACTATGATGAGTCTGTGGACGTCTACGCCTTTGGGATGTGCATGCTGGAGATGGCCACTTCAGAATACCCGTACTCTGAGTGCCAAAATGCTGCTCAGATCTATCGCAAAGTCACAAGC GGTATAAAGCCAGCCAGCTTTGATAAAGTGAATGACCCAGAGATCAAAGAGATCATCGAAGGCTGCATTCGTCAGAACAAGAGCCAGAG ACTGTCCATCCGAGACCTCCTAAACCACGCATTCTTTGGAGAAGACACAGGAGTCCGGGTGGAGCTGGCAGAGGAGGACTCAGGCACCCAGGATTGTCTAGCTCTCCGGATTTGGGTCGAAGAGCCCAAAAAGCTAAAAGGAAAGCACAAAGACAATGAGGCCATTGAGTTCAGCTATGACCTGGAGAATGATAGTGCAGAAGAAGTGGCTCTAGAGATG GTGAAGTCAGGATTTTTCCATGAGAGTGATGCCAAAGTGGTAGGAAAATCCATCCGGGACCGTGTAAATCTAATCAAAAAGTCACGAGAGCGtcggcagcagcagctactccagcagcagcagggctttgaagaaagaaaagatccCACTCTCACCTCCCACACCTTTTCTCATCCATCCTGTCCATCCTCACTTGGGCAAGGGGCAGctggacagacaggaggaggaggaggaggaggagcaggacagGAGTCTGAGGAGCTGCCTGAAGTGGACCAACATGTCAGGCAGCAACATATTATCAGTGGGACAACCCTTAGTTTGCCAG aagGTGAGAGCATTGGGTCTGCCAGCTGTGAATCTTATGCAAGTGGACAGAGCCAGGCGTACTCTCAGCAAGGGGAATCATACAGCCACTCCCAGACTACTCTCCTTCCTACAGCAGCT AGCACTGGTGCATTGACTCATCCTCAAATGGTTCCCATTGGTGAGAGTGGAAGTGTTCCAAATGTGCCTGTTGGTCAGAGTATGTCCAACATGTCCATAGGCCAAAGTGGCGGAGGACCTGTTGGCCAGACATTTCTCCAGCCCAGTACCATGGTTCCACAGGTATCACCAAGTGTCCCTCAACaatattttcag GATGGTCCATACCTGTCAAGTACAGAACGTCATTCTTCGTCAGG GTCTGTTCCAGCTAACGGAGAAGAAGCTCTTCAGCTCTTGGCCAATGGGAAGCTAGAGAAATTAAAGACTCAAAGAAGAGCTTCCAGTCAGAGGCCTGAGAAAGTTTCACATCAGTTTCAACTGAGCATGCTCCAG GTGTCTGGCAGTGGAGATAATATGGTGGAATGCCAATTGGAGACCCATAGCAACAAGATGGTGACATTTAAATTTGACATTGAAGGGGACGCACCTGAGGACATAGCAGATTACATG GTGGAGGAGGATTTTGTCCTTGatgtagagaaagagaaatttGTCGAGGAGCTTAGAGCCATAGTTAAAAAAGCTCACGAAATTCTTCAAACACATTCACTg ACTGGATCAACTGACCAGCTGCATGTGAGCACTCCCACTGGTTCTTCAG tggatTCAGTGCCCCACTCGTCCCCAGTGGGACGCTGGCGCTTCTTTATCAACCAGACCATCCGTCACAGAGACTCCCTATCCAGCCAGGGAGCAGTCACACCACCACCCACTTCAGAGACAAGGATACCCGGGTCTcctaaaacagagagaggtgagCTCTACCCAG CTGTAGAAAGTGAACGATCCCAGAGTGCGGAGTCCTTGGCTTCAATGGCCTCTCCCCCCTGTCCCTCCCTTGCTGCCACCTCCCCCCCAGTCTCCACTGTGTCAGCCCCTGCCTCTGTGGCCCTGTCAGTCACTGCTGGCCCAGCTCCTAACACCACTGCCTCTGAGAGCATCTTTGTACCAACCTCCGCTCTTGAAGCCTCTGTTCCTGTCACTGCTTCGGGTGGTCTAGAACTCCTCACCTCAACATCTATTGACCAAATTCCCAGTGCTCCCTCATCCTTAGCAATACCTGCTGCTAACCTCCCCACCTTGTCCGCTGCTTCTGCTGTTGTGTCTCCCACACCCACCACCATTGCCCCAGATATACTCTCTTCTCCTGGAACCAGTGGTTGCTCCATTGTAGGTCAAAGTATAGGGGACACTATCATAACTGCTTCAAGGTCATGTGTACCTGCAGTGGACAGGTCTTCAACCTCTTTTCATtcgcttcctcctcctgctgcaacAATCTCTTCTGCTGTAAGTCAACTTGccatggagcagcagcagacattcACTCAGGTGGCTAAGCCAGccccacaaccaccaccacaacaaccacagccacAGCCTGCTCTACAGCAGCAGGTACCTGCAGTTCAACAGCAACTGCCTGCAGTTCAACAGCAACTGCACGCAATGCAGCTTGAACAACAGATACAGCcagcaacacaacagcaacagctgAAAGCTCAACATCAAGCATACCAAGAACAaattcagctgcagcaggaacGAGCACTGCAACAGTCTCTCCAGCAGTTACAACAACAGCTGACTGAGGTGCAGGTGCTACCTCGGCCAGGTCATACAGAGCTGTTACAACAGTCTGTGCCTCTGCAGCAGTTTCTCCCCCCGATGCCCCTACAGCAGACCCAACAACCCCTTCCTcaacagcagacacaacagTATGCCCCACAGTTGCAACAGCCACAGTTACAACAGTTACCACAGCAGGTTATGACACCCCAAGCTGCTGTAGTGCCCCAACAGCAGGCCCACATtgatcaccagcagcagcaacagttaAACCTACAACAGACGATACACTTACAGCAACAGCAAATGGtgcaacagcagctacagcagcagcaacatcagcTGTTTATGGGTGCTGTGGCTTTAAAGCCAGATCAAAGCCAAATGCTGCCCCTGCCTATTAGTCAACAGTTTCTTCCACAACAGCCACAGCTAAATGTTAACTCTGTACCGCAACAGCAGATTCCACAAAAAGCTCAAATCCCTGCTGAGCTGGCACAACAACATATCCAGTCACAGATACAGCTGCAGCACACTGAGCAGCAACAAGAAGTGACTAAAACCATGGAGACACCCCAAAAACAGCAGAATTTTCCACTGCAGAAGCAGTCCTCTTTACAGATGTCAGAGTCAGAAGTGTCCACAGGAGAGACAAGTGTCACAGAAGACACATGCAGCTACTCTGCCCCTTTTCAACCGACCTCTGACTCTTCTCTGACGCCCCTCCATCTGGGCACCACTGACGCCCCCTTACCTGCCCTTTCCCTCACAATGACGCCATCACCTGCTCAGccctcctctgtggctgagTCAGACAGTGAGGGCCCCCCCAAAATTGAATTTGTAGACAACCGCATAAAGACTCTAGATGAAAAGCTGAGAAACCTGTTGTATCAGGAGTACAGCAGTGGGGCAGCGCTGGCCGGGGGAGCTGCCTCTGGCCCTACATCAGCTGCCTCCACATCAGCAGGAGGAGATGAGTCATCTGAGCCACAGTCAACCCAACACTTGTCTTTCCCTCcacctgcctcctcttcctcagataCATCGCCGcactcctcatcctccactACCTCCCCGACCCCCTCCCGTTCCTCGTCCACTTCCCCTGACCCAGAGAGGGATGGGGTAGGAGAAGATGTCTCCTCAGAAGTGCCCAACTCTGCAGAGCTGGGCCCAGTGGAGAAACAACCTGGACCATCActcccctccacctctgcctcatCCACCCCGCCtacctctctgctgcctcccaaTCAGGATGACGCTGCTGGGCCTCAGCGCCCACCTGTACCAGGAGAACCAACCATTCTT GCTGTACCCTCACACTCTGATACCAGTACCACTGGAGACGCATCGTGGCCCCCCAATCAGCACCCGATCCCCCTCCGGCATGGACAGCAGAAGCACAATGCAGGAGGTGGATATTTTGGCCTAAACCTGACATGTCCTAGTATCAGAAATCCTGTTAGCAAGAAATCCTGGACTCGCAAATTCAAAAACTGGGCGTGCAAACTGCGCCACTCCGCCAGCTTGTTCAAGAAGCCCAGAGTCCAGCAAG ATGGACGTTCCAGCAGTCAGGCACttaaagaggagaaggaggcgcCACCCCTAAATCCGCCTCAGTCACGCAAAGGACGATTTCAG GTGACTCCAGTGCCCCAGTCCTCTCCCCCAAAGGAGGCGCCATCAGGTCACAGTAACACTCACAGGAAAGTGGGGCGTTTCTCTGTATCCCAGACTGAGACTAAGAAAAAGGACAGGCAGACTGACAGCTCCCCAGTGTCTCCTGAtttggagagggagaggaggagatctCGGGCAAAAGatggggagaaggaggaaagtAAGAGGACCCCAGCAATGGCTCACCTGCCTCGAGGTCACGGACACAGCCACTCACCCCTGGGCAGtagtgatgatgataatgagaGTGAGCTGGAGGATGAAGATCTGAGAAAAGAACTGCACAAGCTCAGAGAGAA GCACATCAAAGAGGTGGTATCCCTTCAAGCCCAGCAgaacagagagctgcaggagCTGTACAGACAGCTCCGTTCCCTCAAAGACCAAAGGCAAAGTCTGCCTACCTCCCTGTCCCGAACCCCTCCTCTTCCCACGGCGCCGCCAGCCCTTTCTCCTCGTAGGCCCAGGCCAGCCAAAATCAAGCTCCGGCCTCGGCCTCATTCTCACATAGATAACAACGGAGTCACTCACTCTG GGATTCAACAGTCAAGTTGTTTCTCAGGTGGTGAACAGAGTAGACTGCCCCTATACTGCAACCCAGAGCACCACACTTCACTGCCTGCTAAAAGAG ATCACAGCCCTCTAAGAAAAAGCACATTCACAGATGAGCTGCACAAACTTGTTGATAATTGGACGAAGGAGACAGTGGGCCCCTTGCCACCCAAACCTTCactgaatcaaatcaaacagattCAGCAGGTGCAGGAgttggggggctggagccagcAGACTGAG GTGGCTCCACCAGGTTGGTTTCCAGTGGCACCACTGAACACCCAGGCACCCCCGACCCCTGCCAGCTTGCCTGTGGCACCCCCTCCCCATTACACAGGTGGAGGGAGCCTGTCTGCCTTGCACTCTCCAGGAaaaccaccacaaacacacatggctCAAGTGCCACAGATGCAGCAAAGTTTACACCTCCATCAGTCTCTCCCCCTCCAGCAGATGACCTATCAGCAGTCCCCACTCCGCCAGCAAATACCACAGCCCCTGATGCAAACTCCCATACAGTCTCAGTCGCTACCACAGACACAACCCATCACACAGCTGCCCCACTCACCACCTCAAAGCCAACCGCTGCTGCCTTCCCAAATGCCCACATCTCCAGTGTCCACAGCCACGCCCCTGTTGCCTGGCAGTGGCACCGCTGTACCCACAGATAGCACTGCTGCTACTGGGGGGACATTTTGCCCCtgttcctcatcctcttccacctcttcctcttcttgctCTACTGCTGCTCTACCTACCAGTGCCAAAATTCACCCAACACCCCCCACCTCTACTCTTCCTCTGGGACAGAAATGA